The Deinococcus depolymerans genome has a segment encoding these proteins:
- a CDS encoding FAD binding domain-containing protein — protein MFPAAFDYIRAHSAEEALAALAQHGAEARILAGGQSLIPAMRLRLARPAVLVDLGGVKDLGYLHEEGGELRVGAMTRDVTLERDANVRARYSLLTDTGAVVADPVVRCLGTVVGSLCHSDPSGDWGAAALAARAVMVARSASGERLIPIDEFLVDSFQTSLEEGELAVEVRFPTPDGRTHGSYQKIERKVGDYATAAAAVQITLGEDGRVTHAGVALTAAGPRPVRVEAAEKLLLGQLLTEDVIRAASEEARAASDPFADTRGSVEYKKDMARVLVARGLRASAARLGTGVNA, from the coding sequence GTGTTTCCAGCTGCATTCGATTACATCCGCGCCCACTCAGCAGAGGAGGCCCTGGCCGCGCTCGCGCAGCATGGCGCCGAGGCCCGCATCCTGGCCGGCGGGCAGAGCCTGATTCCTGCCATGCGCCTGCGACTGGCCCGCCCGGCCGTGCTGGTCGACCTGGGCGGCGTGAAGGACCTGGGTTACCTGCACGAGGAAGGCGGCGAACTGCGCGTCGGCGCCATGACCCGCGACGTGACCCTGGAACGCGACGCGAACGTCCGCGCCCGCTACAGCCTCCTGACCGACACGGGCGCCGTCGTGGCCGACCCGGTCGTGCGCTGCCTGGGCACGGTTGTCGGCAGCCTGTGCCACAGCGACCCCAGCGGCGACTGGGGCGCGGCGGCCCTGGCCGCGCGCGCCGTGATGGTCGCCCGCAGCGCCAGCGGCGAACGCCTGATCCCCATCGACGAGTTCCTGGTGGACTCCTTCCAGACCTCGCTGGAAGAGGGCGAACTGGCCGTCGAGGTGCGCTTCCCCACCCCGGACGGCCGCACGCACGGCTCGTACCAGAAGATCGAACGCAAGGTCGGGGATTACGCCACCGCCGCCGCCGCCGTGCAGATCACGCTGGGCGAGGACGGCCGTGTCACGCACGCCGGGGTCGCCCTGACCGCCGCCGGTCCCCGCCCGGTCCGGGTGGAGGCCGCCGAGAAACTGCTGCTGGGCCAGCTGCTGACCGAGGACGTCATCCGCGCCGCCAGCGAGGAAGCCCGCGCCGCCAGCGACCCGTTCGCGGACACGCGCGGCAGCGTGGAGTACAAGAAAGACATGGCCCGCGTGCTCGTCGCGCGCGGCCTTCGCGCCAGCGCCGCCCGCCTGGGCACGGGAGTGAACGCATGA
- a CDS encoding (2Fe-2S)-binding protein, which translates to MTATETTDTALRTVTLNVNGQTIRQEVESRTLLAYALRDAGLKGTHVGCDTSSCGCCVVLIDGDTPAKSCTMFAVQAEGHQITTVEGLGSPGDLHPLQQAFWDQHGLQCGYCTPGMLMTAKAMLEHNPDPTDQEVREFLSGNLCRCTGYNNIVKAVQQAARVMRDEAQAQALAGMVPGTGPSTGPSTGPSTGPSTGPSTGPSTGPSTGPSTGPSTGPSTGPSTGPSTGPSTGPSTGPSTGPSTGPSTGPSTGPSTGPSTGPSTGPSTGPSTGTAGGGAQ; encoded by the coding sequence ATGACCGCCACCGAAACCACCGACACCGCCCTGCGCACCGTCACCCTGAACGTGAACGGGCAGACCATCCGCCAGGAAGTCGAATCCCGCACCCTGCTCGCCTACGCCCTGCGTGACGCCGGACTGAAAGGCACGCACGTCGGCTGCGACACCTCCTCGTGCGGCTGCTGCGTCGTGCTGATCGACGGTGACACGCCCGCCAAGTCCTGCACCATGTTCGCCGTGCAGGCCGAGGGCCACCAGATCACCACCGTCGAGGGCCTCGGCAGCCCCGGCGACCTGCACCCCCTGCAACAGGCCTTCTGGGACCAGCACGGGTTGCAGTGCGGGTACTGCACGCCCGGCATGCTCATGACCGCCAAGGCCATGCTGGAACACAACCCGGACCCCACCGACCAGGAAGTCCGCGAGTTCCTGAGCGGCAACCTGTGCCGCTGCACCGGCTACAACAACATCGTCAAGGCCGTGCAGCAGGCCGCGCGCGTCATGCGCGACGAGGCGCAGGCGCAGGCCCTGGCCGGCATGGTCCCCGGCACCGGACCCAGCACTGGACCCAGCACTGGACCTAGCACTGGACCTAGCACTGGACCTAGCACTGGACCTAGCACTGGACCTAGCACTGGACCTAGCACTGGACCTAGCACTGGACCTAGCACTGGACCTAGCACTGGACCTAGCACTGGACCTAGCACTGGACCTAGCACTGGACCTAGCACTGGACCTAGCACTGGACCTAGCACTGGACCTAGCACTGGACCTAGCACTGGACCTAGCACCGGACCTAGCACCGGACCCAGCACTGGACCCAGCACCGGCACCGCCGGAGGAGGAGCGCAGTGA
- a CDS encoding aerobic carbon-monoxide dehydrogenase large subunit translates to MSIETDAANNAGPQTLTMGKGMKRKEDPRFLTGNGNYVDDMRLPGMLYMAIVHSPYPHANIKGIDKTAALAVPGVKAVITGEDLVAASLAWLPTFHGFDKQMVLAVGKVLFQHQEVAAVFAETREAARDAAELVDVDYEPLDPVISPFDAMKDEVILRDDREDKTNHIYHWDSGDRDGTQAALDDSEVVVTERIYAPRCHPAPLEPCGCVAQFDAMGRLHFWVTSQAPHVYRTAISLVTGIPEDKIRVISPDIGGGFGNKVPVYPGYVCAIVGALILKTPVKWIETRTENLTTTGFARDYHMDVTIGAKKDGTVTALKVKTVADHGAFDAAADPSKYPAGMFGVVTGSYQFPVAFAELDAYFTNKAPGGVAYRCSFRVTEASYAIERGMDILAQKLTMDPAELRRKNFVRKDQFPYDSALGFTYDSGDYEGTMDKALNQIGYADLRREQAEKRARGEYMGIGISTFTEVVGAGPSKHFDILGIKMFDSAEIRIHPTGTGIIRTGTKSQGQGHETTWAQIVAEELGLDPQNLLVEEGDTDTAPYGLGTYASRSTPVAGAALALAARRVREKARKVAAHLLEAAAEDIEWVEHRFQVMGAPSRSVTMKEVAFAAYTNPGEGNEPGLEASLYYDPPNMTFPHGAYIAVVDVDAETGEVKVRRFLAIDDCGTVINPMIVEGQVHGGLTEGFAIAFMQEIPYDEQGNNMAPNFMEYLIPTSVEAPVWETGSTVTPSPHHPIGAKGVGESPNVGSPAAFVNAVMDALAPLGVTHIDMPLTREKVWKAIRNAEAAAASD, encoded by the coding sequence GTGAGCATCGAAACCGACGCCGCGAACAACGCCGGCCCGCAGACCCTGACCATGGGCAAGGGCATGAAACGAAAGGAAGACCCCCGCTTCCTGACCGGGAACGGCAACTACGTGGACGACATGCGCCTGCCCGGCATGCTGTACATGGCCATCGTGCACAGCCCCTACCCGCACGCGAACATCAAGGGCATCGACAAGACGGCCGCGCTGGCCGTGCCCGGCGTGAAGGCCGTCATCACCGGCGAGGACCTCGTGGCCGCGTCGCTGGCGTGGCTGCCCACCTTCCACGGCTTCGACAAGCAGATGGTCCTGGCCGTCGGGAAGGTCCTGTTCCAGCATCAGGAAGTCGCGGCCGTGTTCGCCGAGACCCGCGAGGCCGCCCGCGACGCCGCCGAACTGGTCGACGTGGACTACGAACCCCTCGACCCGGTCATCAGCCCCTTCGACGCCATGAAGGACGAGGTCATCCTGCGCGACGACCGCGAGGACAAGACCAACCACATCTACCACTGGGACAGCGGCGACCGGGACGGCACCCAGGCCGCGCTGGACGACTCCGAGGTCGTGGTCACCGAGCGCATCTACGCGCCCCGCTGCCACCCCGCCCCGCTGGAACCCTGCGGCTGCGTCGCGCAGTTCGACGCCATGGGCCGCCTGCACTTCTGGGTGACCAGTCAGGCGCCGCACGTGTACCGCACCGCCATCTCGCTCGTGACCGGCATTCCCGAGGACAAGATCCGCGTGATCTCCCCGGACATCGGCGGCGGCTTCGGCAACAAGGTGCCGGTGTACCCCGGCTACGTGTGCGCCATCGTCGGCGCCCTGATCCTCAAGACGCCCGTCAAGTGGATCGAGACCCGTACCGAGAACCTCACCACCACCGGCTTCGCCCGCGACTACCACATGGACGTCACCATCGGCGCGAAGAAGGACGGCACCGTCACCGCCCTGAAAGTCAAGACCGTCGCCGACCACGGCGCGTTCGACGCGGCCGCCGACCCCAGCAAGTACCCGGCCGGGATGTTCGGCGTCGTGACCGGCAGTTACCAGTTCCCGGTCGCGTTCGCGGAACTCGACGCGTACTTCACGAACAAGGCGCCGGGGGGTGTGGCGTACCGCTGCTCGTTCCGCGTGACCGAGGCCAGTTACGCCATCGAGCGCGGCATGGACATCCTGGCGCAGAAACTCACCATGGACCCCGCCGAACTGCGCCGCAAGAACTTCGTGCGCAAGGACCAGTTCCCGTACGACAGCGCCCTGGGCTTCACGTACGACAGCGGCGACTACGAAGGCACCATGGACAAGGCCCTGAACCAGATCGGGTACGCCGACCTCAGGCGCGAGCAGGCCGAGAAACGCGCCCGTGGCGAGTACATGGGCATCGGTATCAGCACCTTCACCGAGGTCGTCGGCGCCGGACCCAGCAAGCACTTCGACATCCTGGGCATCAAGATGTTCGACTCCGCCGAGATCCGCATTCACCCCACCGGGACCGGCATCATCCGCACCGGCACGAAAAGCCAGGGCCAGGGTCACGAGACCACCTGGGCGCAGATCGTCGCCGAGGAACTCGGCCTGGACCCCCAGAACCTGCTCGTCGAGGAAGGCGACACCGACACCGCCCCCTACGGCCTGGGCACCTACGCCAGCCGCAGCACCCCGGTCGCCGGAGCCGCGCTGGCCCTCGCCGCCCGCCGCGTGCGCGAGAAGGCCCGCAAGGTCGCCGCGCACCTGCTGGAGGCCGCCGCCGAGGACATCGAATGGGTCGAGCATCGATTCCAGGTGATGGGCGCCCCCAGCCGCAGCGTCACCATGAAAGAAGTCGCCTTCGCGGCGTACACCAACCCCGGCGAGGGCAACGAACCCGGCCTGGAAGCCAGCCTGTACTACGACCCGCCCAACATGACCTTCCCGCACGGCGCGTACATCGCCGTCGTGGACGTCGACGCCGAGACCGGCGAGGTCAAGGTCCGCCGCTTCCTCGCCATCGACGACTGCGGCACCGTCATCAACCCCATGATCGTCGAGGGACAGGTGCACGGCGGCCTCACCGAAGGCTTCGCCATCGCCTTCATGCAGGAAATCCCCTACGACGAACAGGGCAACAACATGGCCCCGAACTTCATGGAGTACCTGATCCCCACCAGCGTCGAGGCGCCCGTCTGGGAGACCGGCAGCACCGTCACGCCCAGCCCCCACCACCCCATCGGCGCCAAGGGCGTCGGCGAGAGCCCCAACGTCGGCAGCCCCGCCGCGTTCGTGAACGCCGTCATGGACGCCCTCGCACCCCTGGGCGTCACGCACATCGACATGCCCCTGACCCGCGAGAAAGTCTGGAAGGCCATCCGCAACGCAGAAGCGGCCGCCGCGAGCGACTGA
- a CDS encoding XdhC family protein has protein sequence MTPDPQRPTGDTEFIPDLPERLAGLAREGAAVVVATVVSRRAPVSAQVGDKALIHADGRMEGFVGGACSREIVRRQALLAMQGGQARLVRIVPGAAPDAEHAFAERVTVPMNCASEGESEVFLEPLLPPRLLVVVGRTPVARAIAAHAALMGDRVWRVLDDDEVPGEPDAVPLGTLTARLSALPAAQRARVRSVVASQGHYDETAIEALLRAQPNPVGLLASPKRAANVRETLAMLSGFGEADLGRIRAPVGLNVGARTPHEVALSVLAELVQLDRQASAPPAAVPAPAAPVPTPSEPSPVPPALLAQVMDLPALTVLNAEPAALAEAGSAVDPVCGMTVTLPARHTAELDGQTYAFCCPHCKARFLKDPARYLTT, from the coding sequence ATGACCCCTGATCCCCAGCGTCCCACCGGGGACACCGAATTCATTCCGGACCTGCCCGAGCGGCTTGCGGGGCTGGCGCGCGAGGGCGCGGCGGTGGTCGTGGCAACGGTAGTGTCGCGCCGCGCGCCGGTGTCGGCGCAGGTGGGTGACAAGGCCCTGATTCACGCGGACGGCCGCATGGAGGGCTTCGTGGGCGGCGCGTGCTCCCGCGAGATCGTGCGGCGGCAGGCCCTGCTGGCGATGCAGGGCGGGCAGGCGCGGCTGGTGCGGATCGTGCCGGGCGCCGCGCCGGACGCCGAGCACGCCTTCGCCGAGCGGGTCACGGTGCCCATGAACTGCGCGTCGGAAGGGGAGAGCGAGGTGTTCCTGGAACCGCTGCTGCCGCCCAGGTTGCTGGTCGTGGTGGGCCGCACGCCGGTCGCGCGGGCCATCGCGGCGCACGCCGCCCTGATGGGCGACCGGGTGTGGCGCGTGCTGGACGACGACGAGGTGCCGGGCGAGCCGGACGCCGTGCCGCTGGGCACCCTGACGGCCCGCCTGTCGGCGCTGCCCGCCGCGCAGCGCGCCCGCGTGCGCAGCGTGGTGGCGTCGCAGGGGCACTACGACGAGACGGCGATCGAGGCGCTGCTGCGCGCCCAGCCGAACCCGGTGGGCCTGCTGGCCAGCCCGAAACGCGCCGCGAACGTCCGCGAGACGCTGGCCATGCTGAGCGGCTTCGGGGAGGCGGACCTGGGCCGCATCCGCGCGCCCGTGGGCCTGAACGTGGGAGCCCGCACCCCGCACGAGGTGGCGCTGAGCGTCCTGGCAGAACTGGTGCAGCTGGACCGGCAGGCCTCCGCGCCGCCCGCCGCTGTTCCGGCACCGGCCGCGCCCGTTCCGACCCCCAGCGAACCGTCACCCGTGCCGCCCGCGCTGCTGGCGCAGGTGATGGACCTGCCCGCCCTGACCGTCCTGAACGCCGAACCCGCCGCCCTGGCAGAGGCGGGCAGCGCCGTGGACCCGGTCTGCGGCATGACCGTCACCCTCCCGGCCCGGCACACCGCCGAGCTGGACGGGCAGACGTACGCCTTCTGCTGCCCGCACTGCAAGGCCCGTTTCCTGAAAGACCCAGCGCGGT